Part of the Natronobacterium gregoryi SP2 genome, ACCTCGAGTTTCCGAATCCCGAGGAAGCACTCGAGTGGGCGCTCGAATACGACGCACCCCTCCATCCCGAGTACACCTACCTCTGGCACGACATTTCGGTCGAGACGTTCTGTACGCTCGCCGAGGCAGCCGCAGACGGCCGGATCGAGCGCGACGGTGACGGCAGCGTAAACGGGAACGGAGACGACAGCATCCTCGTCCTCGAGTACGCCGAGAACGTCGCCGCCGCCCTCGAGACGATCGTTCTCGAGCATCGGCAGCGACCGGACGAGGATCGCATCGAGATCGACGACTGGCGGCCGTTCGTTCACTCGGTCGGCTGCAATCCCCGGCGGACGGCCGCTGACGGTGCCACAGTAGAGGCCGAAGCGAACGCCCCCGAGGTCGAACTCGAACGGGCCTGGAGCGACGACGATCTCTCCGAGCGCGCTCGAACGTGGGGCCAGGAGGCGGGCGACAACGCCGTCGAGGCAGTCAACGAGGTCGCACCCTTCGAGATTCGCGAACGGGCACCGACCCGGGTTGGCAACCGGATGGGCCGCCCGGAGAAATCCGAAAGCCGCGATCTGAGTCCCGCCGTCCACACCCTGTTTCCGATCGGCGAAGCCGGCGGCACGCAGCGAAACGTCGCGGACGCGGCCAAACACGCCGAGACGATGTCCGACACGCCTGGCGTCGTCGAGGTCGAGATCGGCCGCCAGCGCTGTCCGGACTGCGACACTGAGACGTTCAAGAACCGCTGTCCGGACTGTAACGCGCGAACCGAACCAGACTACCGATGTCCCGACTGCGAGCAAGAACTCGAGCCCGACGACGCCGGCCGCGTCGAGTGTGACCGCTGTGAGATCGAGGGGACCTGCGTCGAGAACCGCGAAATCGACATCAACGACGAGTTCCGCAGCGCTCTCGAGTCGGTCGGCGAACGCGAGAACGCCTTCGACATCCTGAAAGGCGTCAAAGGGCTGTCTTCCACGAACAAGATCCCCGAACCGATCGAGAAAGGGATTCTGCGGGCGAAACACGACGTTTCGTCGTTCAAAGACGGGACCGTCCGATACGATATGACCGACCTCCCGGTGACGTCGGTCAGGGCCAGCGAACTCGACGTCGACGTCGGCCAGCTACAGGCACTTGGCTACGAGGAAGACATCCACGGCGAACCGTTGAGCCACGAAGACCAACTGGTCGAGCTGAAAGTACAGGACATCGTCCTCTCCGACGGCGCGGCCGAGCACATGATGCAGACGGCCGACTTCATCGACGACCTGCTCGAGCAGTACTACGGGCTCGAGCCGTTCTACGAACTCGAGAATCGCCAGGACCTCGTGGGGGAGCTGGTGTTCGGGATGGCGCCGCACACGAGCGCCGCAACTGTCGGGAGAGTAATTGGTTTTACGAGTGCTGCAGTTGGATATGCTCATCCGTACTTTCACGCCGCGAAACGCCGCAATTGCGACGGTGACGAGGACTGTGTGATGCTCCTCATGGACGGTTTACTGAACTTTAGTATCAGTTTCTTGCCGGATAAGAGAGGAGGGCGTATGGACGCACCTCTGGTCATGTCCTCCCGCATCGATCCCTCCGAGATCGACGACGAGGCCCACAACATGGACATCGTCTCGCAGTACCCCCGCGAATTCTACGAGGCGACCCTCGAGCAGGCCGACCCCGAGGCGGTCGACATCCAGATCGGCGAGGACACGCTCGGCACGGACGGCGAGTACACCGGCTTCGAGCACACCCACGACACCACCGACATCGCGATGGGGCCGGACCTCTCTGCCTACAAGACCCTGGGATCGATGATGGACAAGATGGACGCGCAACTCGAACTCTCGCGGAAACTCGAAGCAGTCGACGAGACCGACGTCGCCGAGCGGGTCATCGAGTACCACTTCCTGCCAGACCTGATCGGGAATCTGCGGGCGTTCTCCCGCCAGGAGACGCGGTGTCTCAACTGCGGG contains:
- a CDS encoding DNA polymerase II large subunit → MREENERYFRRIESQLEDAFDVAEEAKERGADPEPEVEIPTARDMADRVENILGIDGVAERVRELEGEMSREEAALELAKDFAEGRVGDYETKAGKVEGAVRTAVALLTEGVVAAPIEGIDKVELLENDDGTEFVNVYYAGPIRSAGGTAQALSVLVADYTRALVGIDQYKARGEEIERYAEEIALYDKETGLQYCPKDTEAKFIATHLPIMLDGEATGDEEVSGFRDLERVDTNSARGGMCLVLGEGIALKAPKIQRYTRNLEEVDWPWLQDLIDGNYGDEDDGGEEDAEPDEDDEKADDAETDEDAPATDEPEGPPRVGESKKFLRDLIAGRPVFSHPCADGGFRLRYGRARNHGFATAGVHPAAMHLVDDFLATGTQIKTERPGKAAGVVPVDSIEGPTVKLANGDVRRIDDPENALEIRNGVEKILDLGEYLVNYGEFVENNHPLAPASYTYEWWIQDVEAAGVDIQALEDDPRIDLEFPNPEEALEWALEYDAPLHPEYTYLWHDISVETFCTLAEAAADGRIERDGDGSVNGNGDDSILVLEYAENVAAALETIVLEHRQRPDEDRIEIDDWRPFVHSVGCNPRRTAADGATVEAEANAPEVELERAWSDDDLSERARTWGQEAGDNAVEAVNEVAPFEIRERAPTRVGNRMGRPEKSESRDLSPAVHTLFPIGEAGGTQRNVADAAKHAETMSDTPGVVEVEIGRQRCPDCDTETFKNRCPDCNARTEPDYRCPDCEQELEPDDAGRVECDRCEIEGTCVENREIDINDEFRSALESVGERENAFDILKGVKGLSSTNKIPEPIEKGILRAKHDVSSFKDGTVRYDMTDLPVTSVRASELDVDVGQLQALGYEEDIHGEPLSHEDQLVELKVQDIVLSDGAAEHMMQTADFIDDLLEQYYGLEPFYELENRQDLVGELVFGMAPHTSAATVGRVIGFTSAAVGYAHPYFHAAKRRNCDGDEDCVMLLMDGLLNFSISFLPDKRGGRMDAPLVMSSRIDPSEIDDEAHNMDIVSQYPREFYEATLEQADPEAVDIQIGEDTLGTDGEYTGFEHTHDTTDIAMGPDLSAYKTLGSMMDKMDAQLELSRKLEAVDETDVAERVIEYHFLPDLIGNLRAFSRQETRCLNCGEKFRRMPLTGDCRECGGQVNLTVHQGSVNKYMQTAIQVAEEYDCRPYTKQRLEVLEKSLESIFENDKNKQSGIEDFM